ACGATAGACCCGGAAGAGAAACTGATCATGCTGGTGTTCACGAATGTATCGCCATACGCCTATTACGGGGAGTTTGTGCGCAAATTCAGGATACTGGCCTATCAGGCGTTGAAATAGTTGGAGATCAGAACTCGTTCTTCCACATCATGCTTTCCACAGGCTTCACTGTTCGCCCGTTGTATTTGGCGTTCCCTTTCTTGTTGTAGAGCGTTTCAATTTCGCCTTCCACTGCAAAGTAGATCAGCTGCCCGATGGGCATGCCGGCGTATATCCGTACGGGCTGGGCGCAGGATATCTCCAGCGTCCAGGTATTGCAGAAACCTACGTCTCCCTTTCCCGCGGTAGCGTGAATATCTATACCCAGGCGGCCGGTGCTGGATTTGCCTTCCAGGAACGGCACATGGGCGTGGGTCTCCGTGTATTCCAGCGTTACCCCGAGGTACAGGGTGTCCGGCTGCAGCACAAAACCCTCTTCGGGGATCTCGAAATGTTCGATCTCGTTATGTTTACGGGCATCCAGTACACGGTCCTTATACGTCGCCAGGTACTTTCCCAGGTGCACGTCATATGAGTTGGTGCCCAGGTATTTGCGGTCATAAGGACTGATCACGATGGTTCCTTTTTCAATTTCCTCCAGTATCCGTTTATCCGACAAGATCATGATTGTGTTTTGTTTAGGTTAGGCCAGTTGGGTATTTCCCGTTAAATTCGCGTTTAATGCGGCGAATTTATGCCTTTAATACGTACGATACAAATAGATCAGGATACGAAGCTCGGAGTGTGGAAAATTGGTGAAGAAGAAAGCTTTTTCAGGAAAGCGGTGTCTATAGAACCGGAAGTGCATCATCCCCATAAACGCCTTCAGCATTTTGCCGGAAGGTACCTGCTGGTGCAGCTGTTCCCGGAACTGCCGGTCAACGATATCCGCATTATGGACAGCCGGAAACCTTATATTCCCGGAAATCCTTACTATTTTTCCATCTCCCATTGCGGCGATTTCGCGGCTGCCATCGTCAGCAAAAGGGAAAATGTGGGTATAGACATTGAACAAGTGCAGCCCAAGATCGGCGCTGTGGCGCACAAGTTCCTCGCTCCGCGGGAGGCCGGCTTCCTGTCGCGGGACAACACATTGTACCACCAGACCGTCTGCTGGTCAGCCAAGGAAGCCGTGTACAAATGGTATGGAATGGGCGGGCTTGATTTCCGGGCCAATATGCAGCTCCAGGCATTTCCGTTCCATACCGCCGGCATGCTTACCTGCGATTTCCTGAAAGGGGAAACAATGGCCTGCCTGGATCTGCAGTACTTATTTGATAACGACCTATGCCTGGTTTGGGTAACAGGAGCTAAAACATCATTACATTGAAACTATTCCTACTCGGTTTTATGGGTGCCGGAAAATCCTATTGGGGCAAACAGCTGGCGGAACATTACCAGCTTCCCTATTTCGATCTGGATGAAGTGATCGTGGAACAGGAAGGTATGCCCGTGGCGGATATTTTTAACGAAAAAGGGGAAGAACATTTCCGCAAGCTGGAAGGAGAGGTATTGCGTGAATTGACCCTCTCCAACGACGCCTTTCTGATCTCCTGCGGCGGCGGTACGCCCTGCTTTTCCGATGCGATGGACTTTATGAATGCCCATGGCAAAACGGTTTGGCTGAACCCTTCCGTACCCGTTATTGTAGAACGGCTGCAGCGTAAACAATATAAACGCCCGTTGATACAGGACCTTTCCAGGGAGGATCTGCTGGCCTTTTCTGAAAAGAAGCTCGCGGAAAGACAGCCATTTTATGAGCAAAGTCAGGTTGTCATCAGTGATGATGAGGTAACTTTGGAAACATTCGATAAACTGATCAACAATGCATAAAACATTTCTCGTATGGGCGGCACTGTTAGGTGCGCTTGCGGTAGTGCTGGGCGCTTTCGGCGCGCATAAACTGAAAGAAATGGTACCGCCGGAGTCTGTCAGCACCTTTCAGACCGGGGTAACCTATCATTTTTATCATGTGTTCGCCCTCCTGGCTGTGGGGATATTATATGCGCATGTTCCTTCCACGCAACTGGTATGGGCCGGAAGGTTTTTCCTGCTCGGCATACTGCTCTTCTCCGGCTCCCTTTATATCATGGGCTGCCTGGATATGAGCGCGCACGTTGGTCTGCGCAAACTCGGTATTGTTACGCCTTTCGGCGGGCTCAGCTTCATTGCCGGGTGGATAATGCTGCTGCTGGGCATACTTAAAAAAGCCTGATAGCCGATACGGCATGATCCCCGACAATGCTACCCGAAGATCAAATGCCCCGTCTGGGCCATCAACGGCCCCAGGGACATACAGGTGATCAGCGATATCAATCTGAAAGGATGGGAGAATGGATTAAAACAGGCCGGCAACAACAAAATCACCACCCGTTCGTTTGAAGGGCTGAACCATCTCTTTCAGCCATGCAAGGCCTGTACTGTACCGGAATATGGCCAGCTGACAGAGACCATATCACCGGGAGTGCCTGACGTGATCACGGATTGGATGCAACAACAGACCGGTACCCGGAAATAAATTCCCCCGATTGCCCGGGCAATAGTTAATTTTGATGTCGAATATGGCAGGTAATAAACTGAAATCAGAGAAGAAAGAACCAAAAAAGAAAAGAGAGCAGGCGCCTAACCCTGATGTACTGAAGCCCGATAAAGAAGCGGAAGTGAAGGTGAAGGAACTGGTGAAAGACGAGCGCACCCATAAAGTACTTGGCGCGTTCTTTCTTTTACTGGCCCTTTATTGCTTTATTGCGTTCACTTCCTACCTGTTTACCTGGGAGGAGGATCAGGATAAGGTATTCCGTTATTCATCCGAAGTGCTGTTCATGCACGAGATAGAGGTGGATAACCTGCTGGGGCGCCTGGGGGCTTTCGTGTCCCACTGGTTTTTCTACAAAGGGTTTGGCGTGGCTTCGTACCTTTTTTGTTATTTCTTTTTCATTATCGGTATCAATTTCATTGTAGGCCGCCGGGTTTTCCGGGTGTGGCGCAATGTGAAATACATCCTTTTCGGCCTGTTGTTCATCAGCATGGCCTTCTCTTTTTTGTCCGGCAGCGCGGTGTTCCCCTGGGGCGGTGCTTTAGGGGATGCGCTCAATAAATGGACCAGCGGTTTCCTGGGTAAAACAGGCGCGGGCCTCCTGCTGTTTGTGGCCGGGCTGAGCTGGGTGATCTGGAAATTCAATGTAGATTTCAAATGGCCTGAACGCAAACCCAAAGCGCCGGAACCGGAGCCTTTCGATGGTTTGGGCGAACCGGATGAAGAAGAGGATGAGGCCGCCGCTCCATTTGCGACCGCTGCTTCGGCGAAGAATAATGCCCTCAAAGGCGATGGCGGCAACATCACCGTGATTCCCCCCACCGAGGAGGAAGAATATGACATGGGATTGCAACTGGTGGAAAAGGAAGAGCCCGAATCGGTCATTACCTATATTCCTCCTGCACCTGAACCGGAGATACTGACCGCTGAAGAAGCGCCTGAACCAGAACCCGAACCAGAACCCGACCCTGAACCAGCACCTGCTCCGCCACCAAGAAAAAAACCTTCCGTTGCGGAGGAAGTAGCTTTTGAGATAAAGCCTTCGCATGAAGACCCGGCGGATGATGAAATAGAAGAGATCGTACCGGTAAGGGAATCGGTAACGGTAGACCCCTATGAGCCTACGCTGGACCTGCGGGACTACAAATACCCGGCGCTGGACCTCCTGGAGAACCACGGATCGGACAAGATCGTGCAGGATGCCTCCGAGCTGGAAAAGAACAAGAACCAGATCATCGACACACTCAAGAACTACGATATTTCCATTCAGAAGATCAGCGCCACTGTGGGGCCCACCGTGACCCTCTACGAGATCGTTCCGGCAGCGGGCGTCCGCATCTCTAGGATCAAGAACCTGGAAGATGATATTGCGCTGAGCCTCTCCGCACTGGGTATCCGCATCATTGCCCCGATCCCCGGCCGCGGTACCATCGGTATTGAAGTGCCGAATGTGAAGAAAACGATCGTTTCCCTGCGCAACATGCTGGCATCGGATAAGTTCCAGCATAGCCAGATGGACCTGCCCATTGCCATCGGCAAAAAGATCGATAACGAGAATTTCATCGCGGACCTCGCCAAAATGCCCCACCTGCTGATGGCGGGGGCCACCGGCCAGGGTAAGTCCGTGGGCATCAACACGCTGCTGGTATCGCTGCTGTACAAAAAACATCCTTCGCAGCTGAAATTTGTGCTGGTGGACCCGAAGAAAGTGGAGCTTTCGCTGTACAAACTCATTGAAAAGCATTTCCTGGCCAAGCTGCCGGGAGAAGAGGACGCTATCATCACCGATACCAAAAAGGTGGTGCATACCCTCAACGCTCTCTGCATTGAAATGGACCTGCGGTACGACCTGCTGAAAGAGGC
This genomic stretch from Chitinophaga sp. XS-30 harbors:
- the dcd gene encoding dCTP deaminase, which translates into the protein MILSDKRILEEIEKGTIVISPYDRKYLGTNSYDVHLGKYLATYKDRVLDARKHNEIEHFEIPEEGFVLQPDTLYLGVTLEYTETHAHVPFLEGKSSTGRLGIDIHATAGKGDVGFCNTWTLEISCAQPVRIYAGMPIGQLIYFAVEGEIETLYNKKGNAKYNGRTVKPVESMMWKNEF
- a CDS encoding 4'-phosphopantetheinyl transferase superfamily protein, which gives rise to MPLIRTIQIDQDTKLGVWKIGEEESFFRKAVSIEPEVHHPHKRLQHFAGRYLLVQLFPELPVNDIRIMDSRKPYIPGNPYYFSISHCGDFAAAIVSKRENVGIDIEQVQPKIGAVAHKFLAPREAGFLSRDNTLYHQTVCWSAKEAVYKWYGMGGLDFRANMQLQAFPFHTAGMLTCDFLKGETMACLDLQYLFDNDLCLVWVTGAKTSLH
- a CDS encoding shikimate kinase, with protein sequence MKLFLLGFMGAGKSYWGKQLAEHYQLPYFDLDEVIVEQEGMPVADIFNEKGEEHFRKLEGEVLRELTLSNDAFLISCGGGTPCFSDAMDFMNAHGKTVWLNPSVPVIVERLQRKQYKRPLIQDLSREDLLAFSEKKLAERQPFYEQSQVVISDDEVTLETFDKLINNA
- a CDS encoding DUF423 domain-containing protein — protein: MHKTFLVWAALLGALAVVLGAFGAHKLKEMVPPESVSTFQTGVTYHFYHVFALLAVGILYAHVPSTQLVWAGRFFLLGILLFSGSLYIMGCLDMSAHVGLRKLGIVTPFGGLSFIAGWIMLLLGILKKA
- a CDS encoding DNA translocase FtsK, whose product is MAGNKLKSEKKEPKKKREQAPNPDVLKPDKEAEVKVKELVKDERTHKVLGAFFLLLALYCFIAFTSYLFTWEEDQDKVFRYSSEVLFMHEIEVDNLLGRLGAFVSHWFFYKGFGVASYLFCYFFFIIGINFIVGRRVFRVWRNVKYILFGLLFISMAFSFLSGSAVFPWGGALGDALNKWTSGFLGKTGAGLLLFVAGLSWVIWKFNVDFKWPERKPKAPEPEPFDGLGEPDEEEDEAAAPFATAASAKNNALKGDGGNITVIPPTEEEEYDMGLQLVEKEEPESVITYIPPAPEPEILTAEEAPEPEPEPEPDPEPAPAPPPRKKPSVAEEVAFEIKPSHEDPADDEIEEIVPVRESVTVDPYEPTLDLRDYKYPALDLLENHGSDKIVQDASELEKNKNQIIDTLKNYDISIQKISATVGPTVTLYEIVPAAGVRISRIKNLEDDIALSLSALGIRIIAPIPGRGTIGIEVPNVKKTIVSLRNMLASDKFQHSQMDLPIAIGKKIDNENFIADLAKMPHLLMAGATGQGKSVGINTLLVSLLYKKHPSQLKFVLVDPKKVELSLYKLIEKHFLAKLPGEEDAIITDTKKVVHTLNALCIEMDLRYDLLKEAGTRNIREYNGKFTQRRLNPLKGHRYLPFIVLVIDEFADLIMTAGKEVEMPIARLAQLARAVGIHLIIATQRPSVNIITGTIKANFPARIAFKVSSKIDSRTILDIGGAEQLIGQGDMLISFNGELVRLQCAFVDTPEVENVAEFIGEQRGYPEAFLLPEYVDEKELEGKDFSLADRDPLFEEAARVIVQNQQGSTSLLQRRMKLGYNRAGRLMDQLEAAGIVGPNMGSKARDVIVKTESDLEEILNSML